One window from the genome of Chiloscyllium plagiosum isolate BGI_BamShark_2017 chromosome 31, ASM401019v2, whole genome shotgun sequence encodes:
- the LOC122565475 gene encoding arrestin domain-containing protein 2-like isoform X1: protein MILDKLKRFSMVLDNPDPSSVPVYSTGDEVSGKVILELTAAMKVESLKLHAEGCAKVHWTESRSAGSSTAYTQNYSDQVEYYNKRMNLLQLDNGDITLLPAGRHEFPFSFQLPEENLVTSFEGKHGSVRYWVKVKLHRPWATVKKIKREFTVIEPIDINTPSLLAPQAGTKEKLARVWYCNLGHVSLTAKIDRKGYTPGEVIPIFAEVDNCCSRTVTPKAAIIQIQTFIARGTMKQKRAVVATLQGEGVAPRKRGSWHGRPLKIPPVSPSLLQCRVIRVEYILRVYVEIPGTSKLSLELPLVIGTIPLHPFGSRSSSVGSQYSMEIDWLRLSIPERPEPPPDYSEVVSEEQAERTDQALSLPEDEEALDQVLERPFFAYVQEFRFRPPPIYSEIDPHPPRSDMRPRCMTC from the exons atgatTTTGGATAAGTTGAAGAGGTTTTCAATGGTGCTGGACAACCCAGACCCCAGCTCGGTGCCAGTTTATAGCACTGGGGATGAGGTGTCCGGCAAAGTTATCCTGGAGCTGACTGCAGCAATGAAGGTCGAATCCCTCAAGCTGCACGCAGAGGGCTGTGCGAAAGTGCATTGGACTGAGTCGAGGAGTGCTGGCTCTAGCACTGCTTACACCCAGAACTACAGCGATCAAGTGGAATATTACAACAAGAGGATGAACCTGCTCCAACTAG ataacggGGACATCACCCTTCTCCCTGCTGGTCGCCATGAGTTTCCCTTCAGCTTCCAACTCCCTGAAGA GAACCTGGTGACTTCCTTTGAGGGGAAGCATGGCAGTGTACGCTACTGGGTTAAAGTCAAACTTCACCGTCCTTGGGCCACCGTGAAGAAAATCAAGCGGGAGTTCACAGTTATTGAGCCCATTGACATCAACACACCATCATTACTG GCTCCCCAAGCTGGCACAAAGGAGAAGTTGGCTCGGGTCTGGTACTGTAACCTAGGTCATGTGTCACTGACCGCAAAGATTGACCGGAAAGGCTACACACCAG GAGAAGTGATCCCCATCTTTGCTGAAGTTGATAACTGCTGTTCCCGCACGGTGACCCCTAAAGCGGCCATCATCCAAATACAGACATTCATCGCTCGGGGCACGATGAAGCAGAAGAGGGCGGTGGTGGCAACGTTGCAAGGCGAGGGTGTGGCCCCCAGAAAGAGGGGGTCGTGGCACGGCCGCCCCCTGAAGATTCCCCCTGTGTCGCCCTCACTCCTGCAGTGCCGCGTGATTCGGGTGGAATACATCCTCCGG GTTTATGTCGAGATCCCGGGAACATCCAAACTGTCCCTGGAGTTGCCCCTCGTCATCGGCACGATTCCCCTCCATCCATTTGGCAGCCGTTCGTCCAGCGTTGGAAGTCAGTACAGTATGGAGATAGACTGGCTACGTCTCAGCATCCCCGAGAGACCAGAAC CACCCCCTGATTATTCGGAGGTGGTTTCTGAGGAACAAGCTGAGCGGACTGACCAAGCACTATCCCTCCCAGAGGATGAAGAAGCCCTCGATCAAGTGCTAGAGCGTCCTTTCTTTGCCTACGTACAGGAGTTCCGCTTTCGACCCCCACCCATTTACTCTGAG ATTGATCCTCATCCTCCGAGATCAGACATGCGGCCGCGATGTATGACCTGTTGA